A stretch of Planctomycetia bacterium DNA encodes these proteins:
- the dcd gene encoding dCTP deaminase has product MILSGNEIRGRMGSDIIIDPFDEARLNPNSYNLRLHQELLVYEEVVLDMRKANRVKRIEIPPTGLVLSPNLLYLGRTSERTETHNLVPMIEGRSSVGRLGLFVHVTAGFGDAGFCGYWTLEMFAVQPVRIYPHVEICQIFYHQIVGEVTAYTSKKYQHNHDIQPSLLYTELQKLPTRDPQRELEFGFDRITGEPLQTTAK; this is encoded by the coding sequence ATGATTCTCTCCGGAAACGAAATTCGCGGCCGGATGGGTAGCGATATCATCATCGATCCCTTCGACGAAGCACGGCTCAACCCGAACAGCTACAACCTGCGGCTGCACCAAGAGCTGCTGGTGTACGAGGAAGTCGTGCTCGATATGCGGAAGGCGAACCGTGTGAAGCGGATTGAGATCCCGCCGACCGGACTGGTGCTGAGCCCCAATCTACTTTACTTAGGGCGCACCTCCGAGCGGACGGAAACGCACAACCTGGTGCCGATGATCGAGGGGCGCTCGTCGGTCGGGCGGCTGGGGCTATTCGTGCATGTCACGGCCGGTTTCGGCGACGCCGGCTTCTGCGGGTACTGGACGCTAGAGATGTTCGCCGTGCAGCCGGTGCGGATTTATCCGCACGTGGAAATCTGCCAAATCTTTTATCACCAGATCGTGGGCGAAGTCACGGCCTACACGAGCAAGAAGTACCAGCACAACCACGACATCCAGCCGAGCTTGCTCTACACGGAATTGCAGAAGCTGCCGACGCGCGATCCGCAGCGCGAGCTGGAGTTCGGCTTCGATCGCATCACCGGCGAGCCGCTTCAGACGACGGCGAAGTAG
- the nth gene encoding endonuclease III — protein sequence MPAIADKKRHATRLVKALRLAYPDATCALEHRNPLELLVATILSAQCTDVRVNLVTPALFARYRTAAEFAAADLGELEKLIQSTGFFRNKAKNIRACCAALVKDHGSEVPRDLPSLVALPGVGRKTANVVLGTAYGLASGVVVDTHVTRLSRRLGLTSEKDAVKIERDLMPILPKRDWVDFSHLLIHHGRQICQARKPKCDICPLARWCPKVGLG from the coding sequence ATGCCCGCCATTGCGGACAAGAAACGCCACGCCACCCGGTTGGTGAAGGCGCTGCGATTGGCGTATCCGGACGCGACCTGCGCCTTAGAGCACCGCAATCCGCTTGAGCTGCTGGTCGCGACGATTCTGTCGGCGCAATGCACTGACGTGCGGGTCAACCTGGTGACCCCCGCCCTGTTCGCCCGGTATCGCACTGCGGCCGAATTCGCGGCCGCGGACCTGGGTGAGCTGGAGAAGCTGATCCAAAGCACGGGATTTTTCCGCAATAAGGCCAAGAACATCCGCGCCTGTTGTGCGGCCCTGGTGAAGGACCACGGGAGTGAAGTTCCCCGGGATTTGCCGTCCCTCGTGGCGTTGCCGGGGGTTGGACGCAAGACGGCAAATGTCGTGCTGGGCACGGCTTACGGCCTGGCGAGCGGCGTTGTGGTGGATACCCACGTCACGCGACTCAGCCGTCGCCTGGGGCTCACGTCGGAGAAGGACGCGGTCAAAATCGAGCGTGATCTAATGCCGATTCTGCCCAAACGGGATTGGGTCGACTTCAGCCACCTGCTTATCCACCACGGCCGGCAGATCTGTCAGGCGCGCAAACCGAAATGCGATATCTGTCCACTCGCCCGCTGGTGTCCGAAGGTCGGGCTGGGGTAG